A window of Micromonospora eburnea genomic DNA:
GAACGCCCGGCCCATGTCCCGGTCGAGGTTGCGGCCGGTCATCGCGGCGACCGCCTTGACGTGCCCGGCGTTCTCCGCGATCAGCACCAGGATCACCGGGATGACCAGCACCACCGCCCGCGCGCTGAAGCTGGGCGCGTGGAACTGCGGCAGCCCCACCCAGGCGGCCTCCTTCAGCCCGGTGACGGCGTTCGGGTCCAGCGCGCCGGTGAGGGCGGCGAACACCCAACCGACCACCACGCCGAGCAGGATGGACAGCCGGGCCAGGAAACCCCGGAAGACCACGGTGGCGAGCAGGATCGCGACCAGGGTGAGCACGGCGACCAGCGGTTGCGCCTTGACGCCGGTGCCGCTGCCGCCGCCGTCCCAGGCGACCGGGGCGAGGTTGAGCCCGATCAGCGCGACGATGGCGCCGGTCACCACCGGTGGCATCAGCGCGTCGATCCAGCGCGTACCGCCCAGCTGCACCGCCACGCCGACCAGGGCCAGCGCCGCACCGACCACCACGATGCCGCCCAGCGCCGGGCCGATGCCACCGCCGGCCTTGGCGGCCAGCACCGGGGCGATGAACGCGAACGACGAGCCCAGGTACGACGGCAGCCGGTTGCCGGTGATCAGCAGGAAGAGCAGCGTGCCCAGCCCGGAGAAGAAGAGCGTGGTGGCCGGGGGGAACCCGGTGATCAGCGGCACGGTGAAGGTGGCGCCGAACATCGCGACGACGTGCTGCACGCCGACGCCGACGGTACGCGGCCAGGACAGCCGCTCGTCGGGGTGCACCACGTCGCCGGGGCGCACGGACCGGCCGTCGCCGTGCAGTCGCCAGGGGGACCAGCGGGATCGTGGCTCGAGGGGGGACTGGGTCATGCTGCGCCCTTCGCGTCGTCAGGTGACGGGGGCGTGATCGACCCTGAGAGGTGTTTGTAGCACGTCACGGGGCGGGTGCCCGGGGCGGGGCCGGGGGTCAGGCCACCCCGGCAGGGCGGAACTGGACGCTGACCCGGGGGCCGACCGGGCGCGCGGTCTTCGGGATCGCGTGCTCCCAGGTGCGTTGGCAGGAGCCGCCCATCACCACCAGGTCGCCGTGGCCGAGCGGGAAACGCAGGCTCGCCCCGCCGCCCCGGGGGCGCAGCAGCAGCGGGCGCGGCGAGCCGAAGGAGACGATGGCGACCATGGTGTCGACGTGCGCCGAGCGGCCCAGGGTGTCGCCGTGCCAGGCCACGCTGTCCCGGCCGTCCCGGTAGAGGCACATCCCGGCGGTGACGA
This region includes:
- a CDS encoding uracil-xanthine permease family protein, with translation MTQSPLEPRSRWSPWRLHGDGRSVRPGDVVHPDERLSWPRTVGVGVQHVVAMFGATFTVPLITGFPPATTLFFSGLGTLLFLLITGNRLPSYLGSSFAFIAPVLAAKAGGGIGPALGGIVVVGAALALVGVAVQLGGTRWIDALMPPVVTGAIVALIGLNLAPVAWDGGGSGTGVKAQPLVAVLTLVAILLATVVFRGFLARLSILLGVVVGWVFAALTGALDPNAVTGLKEAAWVGLPQFHAPSFSARAVVLVIPVILVLIAENAGHVKAVAAMTGRNLDRDMGRAFLGDGLATMLAGSGGGSGTTTYAENIGVMAATRVYSTAAYWVAGVAAVLLGLCPKFGALILTVPAGVLGGATTALYGLIAILGARIWIENRVDFHDPVNLMTAAVAVIVGAANYTLTAGDLSFNGIALGTAAALVIYHGMRLIARLRGTTPASRPTPEPEL